CACTTGCCCCATGCTCGTCATAACCTCATGGCCACTCCCCTCCAGGGAACAAAGGAGCACATGGGAAGAACCCACCTTAATGGAAGCCAGGGCCCTACTTTTCCCCTAATCCTTGCAACCCTGGCCTCAGCCGTTTGGCCACTCTCAGCCTCCATTTCCCATCTGTGGTGGAGTGGACACTCTCTACCCTGAGCAGTTCCTGGAGAAGGAGTGCGTCTGGGCTGGCTTCCTTTGGCTCTAGCAAGCGAGGGAAATTGTGCCTCAGTTCACTGTCAGCAGCTCTGCGGTCTCCTTAGATGCTTACCCAGGGGCTCAAGAGGGCTCAGGCCAGGCCATGTGGAACTGGGTGGGTGCTTGAGCCAGGAGCCTCGGCTGGCCTGTCTGGTGCCCCAGGGGCCGCCCAGTCCAGGTTCCCTGGAAGCCCCTCCTGAGGCTTTCCTCTTGCCTGCTTCTGGGCCCAAAGGCTGCAGGACACTTGGCTGCTTGGACATGGGGTTTGGGGAACAGGTGTGGGCAGAgtgaagggggagagagaaaaaaaaaagagagaaagggagatggaCAAAGAGATTCATAGAGACACACATGACagcaagacagaaagagagagcagagccagTGCAAGCCAGACTCTCACAGGGCAGGGGTCTTCTggtctcctgccctccccacttccttcccatcCCACCTTGCCCTCTGTCTGTGGGAGCGACAGGAAGGCCAAGCACGAGGGATGGCCTTGGCGCCCACATATGAAAACTGGAGGTTGCTCACAGAAGTGGGCTTTGTTACATCCTTTCTGGATAAAAACCATCTGGCATAGGGTGAGCTGCCTTGAAGTGTTCGTGTTTCCTATGCACACCCAGCATGCACTGTTGCTTACACATGTGTGCATGTAGACACGTGCTTACATACCAGGACACGCATACTTGCACACATACATGCTCTGGAATACATGCCTGtgagcatgcatgtgtgcacCCAGAGCCTGCACAAATGCACACAATGTACAGAAGCACACTCTCAGGTACACACTTGACCACAGTATGCCTTACCTGGCAGTGATGCCAGTTGTCTGCTTGGCTCTGCCTCCTTTCTGGCCTTTGCCCAGGAGGCCATGTTGATAGCCTCTTCCTGATGCCAGTCAACTTCCAGAGGGCTCTTCAGAGGCCCCAGAGCCCTTGGGCTTTCAAAGCCCTTGTGGTTGCCCTCCTTTGTGCTTGTTGTTGCACCAATGTTGGTGCCTTCTGGTGCAGGATCCCCCAGTCCTCTTCCCCCAGACCTGACAGGTCTGGCCCCTTCCTACCCCTATCCAACAGTGTGGAGGGGTCAGTTATGCAAGGCTCCTTGTGCCCTTCTACCCTCAGCTCCTGGAGCCCCATCCGGAGGGGGCCCGCAGCTGGCTCCTTAGCACTGCTAGCCTCCAGTCCCAAGAagcctctccctgcctgcctggtAGAACTTCCACCTGGTCACCCTGGAGCTGTTTGCTGGTTTTCAGCAACTGCCTCTGCCCCATACGGGAAAGCAGGGACACCAGAACAAGTTGAGGGTTTCATGCCAGGGAGCTAGGCTGGGTGGGAGCCACTCTGCCTTTGGCCATGCTGGGGTCCACAGGCCCAGGGGAGGCCCTTGTGGCTTGACAGGGTGAGGAGTAATCTCTTATGTGCCTTAGGTCTTGGAGACTGTGTGTTGTAGCCAGAAGAGAGGTCTGTGCTGGGCATTGGGAAACCTGGGTTCTGTGATGGTGGGACCTGGGTCAGGTCATTTCCCATCTCTAGGCTTCCCAGCCTTGCCTTCACACGGGTGGGGCTGAGCCAGATCACCTCAGAGGGCCTTCTCAGGATCCTCTGAATCTGAGGATTTGTAGCTAGACTATGGTAACTGAGGAAGCCACTGACATTGGGAGGGACAGTGGCTCCCCTTTCTCTCAGTGCACCATCCGAACTCTGTAGGGAACTCAGACCTCAAGTGGAAAACAGTTCCTGTGCAGCCTGGGAGAGAggcccttcctcccacctcactcACATGGTGGGCAGGTGTGAAAGAAGGGGACTGCCAAGGGAGGGACCCTGGCAGAGGACAAGTGGCATTTATGGCACACCCAAGGCACGGGCCTGAGAGCCACTGTTCCCAGGCAGCATGGGCCCCTCAGACACCTGTCCTGGTGATGAGGCCAAGGCTGGGCTGCTGGGACCAGCTTCAGGGCCTGGAGTGAAGCGGTGGGCCATGGGCCTCACCCCTACTGCTCCTAGGGCCGTCCCTAAGTGGGCCCTGGCCTTAAGCTCTCTGTGGTGAAGACATAGGAATACTGTCCCACCATTGGAGGCCCTAGGGGTCAGAGGACTGTAGCAATCAAAGACCATTGCCCAGCACCCATGGCCACATGATGAGGCCTGGGGAGCCCTGGGACCACATGGTCAGAGGGTGGGCCTCCCACTGAAATTTccgtctctccttctctcctcctgctccgtTTCCCATGGCTGGCTGCTGCTTCCTGATCCCCAGGAGGTAGAGGTAAGTGTTGCCTGGGGCTCCAACGCGTATGGTCCCCCAACAGCTGCATACcccactctccttctctccctccacatcctcaccctgACTTCTCCTTCCCTGCAGCATCTAGTGTGGGATGAGGGGAGTAAGGAATGTATGGGAAAGGCTGGAAGGGATTCTGGACATAGGTTTAGAGGGATAGAGGTCTAGGTGAGGCAGCTGGCAAGGCCTGGGTGGACAGGGGTCATCTGGGCAGCCACCAGGATGGTGGCAATTTGCATGTGGAAGCAGTGGCCcagccctctcttctccctggccCTGGAGTTGAACCTTGATTGACTCTGGGCTGAATCTttgcccttcccttctcccccacccaTCTCTGTCCTTCCCTAGGATGACTACATCAAGAGCTGGGAGGACAATCAGCAGGGAGATGAAGGTAACATGCCCCTCCCAGGTGGGGGAAGGTGACTGATACTGGTGAAGACTTGAGACCAGAGGGCAAGTCTGACTCTGGCCTTGGGGGCTCCTAGGGCAGCCAGGTCCCATGGGGGTGGGACTTCTGGACTGAGGAGCTCTGGTTATCAAGGACTGCTGGAGAGAGGGACTTCCTAGGTGAGAAGTGGGGCTGAGGACTCCTGGGCTCTCTGATACCGATTCCCAGGTGACCTGTGTCCCGACCCTATGTCCCTGCAGCCCTGGACACCACCAAGGACCCCTGCCAGAAGGTTAAGTGCAGCCGTCACAAGGTGTGCATCGCCCAGGGCTACCAGCGGGCCATGTGCATCAGCCGCAAGAAGCTGGAGCACAGGTGAGGGGCTTGGCGAGGTTGAGCCCCGGGGGTGGGGTTTGCTTAAAGAGCAAGGGCTTGGCTGGCCCTCTCCTatgtattagttacctattgctgtgaAATAAACTAGCCAAAAAcccagcagcttaaaacaacaaacatgtatcacctcacacagtttttgagggtcaggaatccagaGGTGGTTCTGTTGgatggttctggctcaggatGTGTTATGAAATTACAATCAggatgttggctggggctgcatcATCTTAAGGCTGGAGGATCCATTTCCAAGTTCACTTACATGGCTCTTGGCTCTAGTCACGTGGACCTCTCCCATGGGgatgcttgagtgtcctcacaacatggcagctggtttcccCTAAGGCGAGCCAtccaagggagagagagagcaaggagggagCCACAACGTCGTTTTGACCTAGTCTTGGAAATCACACCTCATTACTTTGCTACTTGTATTTGTTAGGAGTGAGTCACAAGCGCTGCTGCACTCTAGAGGAGTGGATTGGGCTCCATCTTTTGAAGAAAGGTGTGATGAAGAATTTgtggatgtattttaaaatcaccatACTCTATGAGATCAATTACCAAACAGTGTGGGACCCAGGGAAAGTCAcatctcctctctgggccttggtgtCCGTATCCGTGGGACAAATAGGTTGGACCAGCTAATTtgaggttccttccagctctgacatgcAACAAGTTCACGAAATATTTAAGGCTGTAGCTTCTGaggctggcagaggagggaaggggtgaGCGGTATTTGGGACCTTAGCTCCAGCCCAAGGACAAGACCCTACCTGGCTCCACGACCCCCTGAAAAGGTCCCATTTCCCTCCCCGCTTTCCTGAATCATAGAATCAGGGACCAGAGACTTAGGGTTGCAATCTTAGATGGCTGCAGGGGCCTGGCAAGTCATGCAAATGCATGAAGAGAGCTCAGTGACAGACCACTCTGGTGAGCCCAGCCCTGTGGAGAGAGGGCAGCTGTTTCTTGGCAAGGGCTGATTATGGCTACGTGGGAACGCAGGACCAGGACTGCCACATCTTCCGTGTTACTAAGAAAGGCCAGGAATCCAGGTTTTTATGTGAACTCTTCCATTTTGTAAATGTTGGtgaataactcaattaaaaacaaaaacctattgTGGCCAAAGAAAGTGAGTCAACAGGCCAGATGTGGGCCACAGGCCATCAGTTTGAAACCTCTGGTTTGGTCTGACCACTTATGGAAGGTGCACCCACCTTTTACGTCTTACAGTCAGACCTGGAGTTGCTACATGAAGGCCCTGGTGGACTCAGTAAAACCTCGAGAGGGGAAGCTGGGGGTCTGTACCCTGCCAGAGGGTTCCACCTGTCTGAGCTAGAGGAGGGTctggctggggggaggggggagggtgggcaggggcaggaaggTGGCTGCAGCTCCAGCTTCTTGTTGGAACTGGTCTCCTGAACCTTCTGTTCCCCTGTCCCTCTCTTGTTTTGGCCTccatccctctgccctccctaTCTCTCTCCTGTAGGATCAAGCAGCCAACCCTGAAAGTCCATGGAAATAAAGACTCCGTCTGCAAGCCCTGTCACATGGCCCAGCTCACCTCCATCTGCGGCTCTGATGGCCACACTTACAGCTCGGTGGTGAgaagccccagccccaggtggTGGGGGAGGTATACCTGAGATCACAAGAAGCGGAGAGGACGACTCATCTGGGGCCTCCTCAGGGGCTCCCAGTGCTGACGTGGGGTCACATGCACTTGGACAGTGCATTCAATATGGCCAACCATAGTAGGGACACCTGAGCCTTGGGCTGGGGCTGCCTGAGAGTCTGAGCCAGACCGTGCTCCTGACCTCGGGCAGGTGTAGGTAGGTGGTGGGGCCTGGAAGGCTCAGGTGGGCAGGTAACTGCAAGTCAGAATAAGTGAGGTAAGGGCCTCAGGAAGGTAGCGAGGGCTATGGAGGGAAGGAGCTCTGTGGTCCTGTTGTTGGGGGGTGAAGCGTGGAGCTTCCCACAGGCAGATTCCCACATGGAGGGGATGGTGTTCACCAGCAAGCACCAGGCATTCTGGGGCAGGAGGAAATAATCCTCCACAAGACGACTAAGTGTGAGGGAACGATGGTTGGGGGAACCAATTCCCACCCTATGGGATTTTtgcgaagattaaatgagacgttatttgtgaaagcattttataaactttaaagtaCCATAGAGATGCAGGTGCTAACTGTGAACGCTTCTACCAGCACCGAGGGGTTGGGAGTTGCTTGCGTTTTGGACGGCACTGACTGTTGGCTGGGGTTGGGCTCTAGGGCCTAGGAACCCTTTTGGGGTGAGATGCAGATTTAAGAGCCCCCCGCTGTGGGTGATGATTGAAGTTGGGGAGGAGATGAGGTACCCCagacaagaaagagaagggagagagacagtaaGCAGGAGGCTGAGGGCAAAAGCTGCACTGAGGAGGCGTGAGGGGGAGGGGTACGAAGGAGATGGAGCcgacagagggaggagaggggcgcTGTGTCACACAGCCCCGGGGCAAAGCGAGCTCTGGGCAAGAAGCTGTGGTCTGAGGGTTGTGCCCTGTCCTCTAGGGAGGTAGAGGTCATCAGGAAGTCTGGCTTCCATCCCGGCCGCCTGGCTTTGGGCGAGTCACtgggcctctctgagcttccatgtTCTCTGCTGAGCACGAGAAACACAATTCCTCCCTCACAGAGCTGTCGAGGACCAAGTGGGATAACGTAAAGTGCTGTGACAACCCGCTTCTTATTAGCAGTCATCTCACAGGGAGAAACCAGACACGACCAGGGGAAAACGCTTTCAGGGCAGGCGTGGATGAGCCCCTCTCAGAAGCTGGCTGCAGCAAACAGCTGCGGGAGAGGGTTTTTAGAGAAGGGTGGGGAATTAGCAGGTGTTCAATAGCTGGTAGCTGTTTGTTATCAAGAGAGCTAAGCAGAGCCCACTGGAGTGACTATGGGAAGACCAGCCAGCAGCCAGTTGCCCAGGGACCAAGGGACTGTGGTGAGGAGGAGGACAGGCCGTGAGTGCAAGGAGGGGGTGGGCAATAGACAGCTCAACAGGGCAGGGGtgttgggagggggtggggagatgggtgTCCTGGGAAAGAGGAATGTGTAGAGAGGGCGGGCCGGTGCAGAGGGGGGTTCATGGGAGACTTTGATTCCCTGGGACCCCCCTTCGTGGGCCTGCTGCTCCTTACCACTGTGTGCCCATGGACTCCAGAGGGACTGGGAGGGCCCCTCCAGGCTGTCATGGGTGCTGTCCCTCCTGTCTCCAGTGGGGAGGGCAGATGTGGCTGCCCTGGTGGGCTTGAGGGTGTCCCCAGCTTCAGGGACCCATAGGTGAGCCCCCCGTCACCCAGGCCCACCTCTCTTCTCATGCAGTGTAAGCTGGAGCAGCAGGCGTGCCTGAGTAGCAAGCAGCTGACGGTGAGATGCGAgggcccctgcccctgccccacagagcAGGCTGCCACCTCCACTGCCGATGGCAAACCAGGTAATGAGGAGTGCTGGGCCACAGCCAGGCAGGGGGGCCTCCTTCAGGGCTATGGGATGGTAAGAGAGGTTTGCAGAGTGGGAGGGGAGAAGTGGCAAAAACAGGGACAGGCCTGAAGGACCTGTGGGGCTGGGGGGCCTGGTTAACACACAACGGGAGGGCTTGGGCCTCAGCCACAGGGAGGCCCACACTGTGTGCTTTTAGtgcaagggagggagaggaggaagaagggagagggaaccTCTGATTTCTAACCCCCCTTCCCTCTAGCGTCCCTGACCACTGCCCACTGTCCTGGCCTGTAGGGCAGCAGCCCGAGCTTGCTGCTTCACCTCACCttcaccctccacccccttctccctcttctgccAGCTGCAGAGACCTGCACAGGTCAGGACCTGGCAGACCTGGGGGATCGGCTGCGGGACTGGTTCCAGCTCCTTCATGAGAACTCCAAGCAGAACGGCTCAGCCAGCAGTGGAGCCAGCCCGGCCAGTGGTATAGGAGCTGGTTGctctgcctggaggagggaggggaatgggGCGACAGGTGTgcactggggccagcctgcctTGTGCTCTCTCCTGCCAGACTCTGAGCCCCTAAAAGAGCCTAAACCCCAGAACTAGAGGAGGTAGGCTTCAACCAGACAGGAGGGAGTCGGGTTAGCTAATAGGGAGAACTTCTTAAGATGAGTAGAAGGATCTCAAACCCTTAGATGGGGAGCCAAGGGAAAGTTAGGGATTATTTTCCCTGAAGGGCTTTCAAGGCAGGGTTTTGAATGGTTTAGGTGCAGTCCTATGTAGAGGCACAGGGATGGATCTTCAGCCATTCTTGACATTCTCACCCCCATGGTTAGTTCCAAACTGCCCTGACCCTGAACAGAGAGGGCTGGGGCTGATGGAgaggtggagggatggatggacagatggatggagtTTTTACCTTGAGCATGTTTAAACCTTGGCCTTCTCCCCAGGGCTAGACAAGAGCCTGGGGGCCAGCTGCAAGGACTCTATCGGCTGGATGTTCTCCAAGCTGGACACCAGTGCCGACCTCTTCCTGGACCAGATGGAGCTGGCCGCCATCAACCTGGACAAGTACGAGGTCTGCATCCGCCCCTTCTTCAACTCCTGTGACACCTACAAGGACGGCCATGTCTCCACTGCTGAGTGGTGCTTCTGCTTCTGGAGGGAAAGTGAGTGTCGCCTCCTCAGTGGGGCCCTGGCCTTCCTGCACGGGCTCTGCCCCTCACTCCAGGCTCTCTCTTTGGGAGTCAGCGTGGCTCCTGCTTGGCCACTCCCCAGGCCCAGAACTTTAACAGCTCACCCACTTGCTGCACTCTCTCAGCACCTCGTCTGCAGAGCCCAGGAAACCAACACTTTAACTCCCTTCCTTGGCAGGGATCCCCTGAGGTGGATCCAGATGTTGTGGGTCCTGAAGCTTATGCACTTTTGGAGGCCTTTTTAAAGAGTATTAAAAACTGCAAATGTAAGATTTCTGGGGCCTCTTGGAGAGCCTTGGAAAGGGCTAAGTGGTCCTGAAGCTGAAGCTACATTGGCTTTCAATGATTACACTTTTGGGCACATCTCACATTATTTGCCCCAAATATGTGATTACATAGGTGATCATTAACCTTAGAGACATGGCGTCATTTGCTAGCTTTATATATCCTGAACCAGAGCTGGACATGTGCTCAGAGATCATCTAGGCCGAGTGGCAACTGTCatcaatggggaaactgaggttcccaGGGGTCAGCTGACCTGCCCAGCCCAGAGGTGGGGCCCGCCCCCGGTGGTCCGCCTGGGTCCCACTGTGGTCGTGTGGTAGAAGCAGTACAGCATCCACGGCCCCAGGCTGAGGCTTCTGTTAGGGCTCCACCATGTGCTggtttgggatcctgggcatggaattGAATCTTTCCTGagtttggtttcttcatctgattTGGGAGATAACAATACCTACTCGGAGACTGTCATGAGGAAGGACTGAGAAAATCTGGGTGCAGAGCACCATGTAAATCCCAAATCCCTCTGCCAAGGCAGAGTGTTTTGATGAGTTTTACTGGCCCTGGCTGCCCAGCCTTCCTGCTATCTGCATCATTCCAGCACTTTACTTTCCAGGCCTTTGAAGTTCATTCCGTCCATTCTGTACAGCAGCCTTCttgggcaggaggctgggaacTGATAGCATTTGACAATCAGTCAGGCCTCCACATGGAAGCACTGGGGGACTTCTCAAGGTCACAGATAAGTTAAATTTGGCTGCTAGTTATTTTCAGGCTTCTGGCTAACATTTCCTCTGGTCTTATGTTCCCCTGGGGCCTCTCCCCCGGGGTATCAGTGTGTTCATCCCACCTCGTCTTCTGAATCCTGTTTACTCATTCCATGAGTCCCCAGTGGAGATGTGGGCTTCTTGGTGGACCTCAGCCCGTCCCACAGCCATGGAATGGCCTCCCCTAATTGGAGCCTGGGGGTTTTGATCCCACAGAGTTCCTGAGTCAGCTTTGCAGACCTTGGAGAGATCAATGCATCCCATGCCCACTCGGGGGCAACCCCGTATCAGGGCCTGGGTTTTTTCATCTTGCAGAGCCCCTTGCCTGGGTTTCTAAGCCTGGGGTGCAGTGAATCCTACCAGCAGCCTGGGATGGCCCCCATCAGAGGCTGCTTCTCTCCCCACAGAGCCCCCCTGCCTGGCAGAGCTGGAGCgtatccagatccaggaagctgcCAAGAAGAAGCCAGGTGAGGGGGCTGGACTAGGCActcaggaagaggcagggaggggtgccCTGGGGTCactctgaggcccagagggaccAGCCCCTGGTCATATGGAAGACACTGAGCCCAGAGGAGGCTcagggaaggaagacaggagagagaaactCCCTTCCAGTTTTTGTTCTCGTGGTGGGACAGTCTCCCAATCAGCTCTCACCGTGTTCTAAGCACAAATTTTGTGCCCATTTATGCTGGGGCTGGAGGTTGGATGCAGAAGGTTCCTAGAACCCTCCATTCAGTAAGAGTGTGTGCAAAGCTTGGGGGAGGCCCC
The DNA window shown above is from Equus quagga isolate Etosha38 chromosome 2, UCLA_HA_Equagga_1.0, whole genome shotgun sequence and carries:
- the SPOCK2 gene encoding testican-2, whose translation is MRAPGCGQLALPLLLLAAAALAEGDAKGLKEGETPGNFMEDEQWLSSISQYSGKIKHWNRFRDEVEDDYIKSWEDNQQGDEALDTTKDPCQKVKCSRHKVCIAQGYQRAMCISRKKLEHRIKQPTLKVHGNKDSVCKPCHMAQLTSICGSDGHTYSSVCKLEQQACLSSKQLTVRCEGPCPCPTEQAATSTADGKPAAETCTGQDLADLGDRLRDWFQLLHENSKQNGSASSGASPASGLDKSLGASCKDSIGWMFSKLDTSADLFLDQMELAAINLDKYEVCIRPFFNSCDTYKDGHVSTAEWCFCFWREKPPCLAELERIQIQEAAKKKPGIFIPSCDEDGYYRKMQCDQSSGDCWCVDQLGLELTGTRTHGSPDCDDIVGFSGDFGSSVGWEDEEEKETEEAGEEAEEEEGEAGEADDGGYIW